Proteins from one Bacteroidota bacterium genomic window:
- a CDS encoding M1 family aminopeptidase — MKFFLSFFFILTQLLTAGKKEETQTLAIKEYWRITSELSQLSSQSVLSSPIENISFVRDAATFTLTSGTLYQLPSLNNNFHALLFIGKGSATIVPPSDIEQKQLNRFFDERLFPLEFKTLFLIFTDSTFTELSRRCAFVKTEMPSDGKSAVEHSLLMFRNDDTDEFDFDILRPFLFQDSQEMFYAHFYKKKSESFFFNIDPYEDEEISFGKMLQSGYLLSPSGYRETIVQFHKKNTAGVSVIYQSGIKMGAEILHYSMDNRFANNLTLTSHCTISFINEVESRKWIPFSLYHTMNVDSIVWSDGKKADFVRLKESGLFWLYDSAGFKERQTYTMIVYSQGEIINRDEGWYSLKTSTSWYPHTLKYREKSTYDLKFSVPTLYQFTSIGTKVSTASDGDNTVTEWKLASPGRNASFMIGRFKEYTASPDSTPPITVYVSNAHDAQLKNYLSQAGVLSGKDMDKQVAGDIENSIRFFQHLYGKASTQQFTAIEIPGGHGEAFPGLVHLSWSTFQNTESDGTDEIFRAHEVAHQWWGIGVNFNTYHDQWLSEAFADYSGLWYMQVIIHDNEKFFEQLRKYKTLIMSNRKYLLGSGQEAGPIWLGYRTSSSSTEGDYSLIIYKKGAWVLHMLRNMALELKTMKEDVFQGMMKEFYQTNRGKSVSTADFQKITEKYFNIPMDWFFKQWVYNTEIPTYSILYKLQKQENGKYKVHCTVKQANVPDDFQMYVPFLIDFGEKRYARLRYLVKGPVTEFEFPLMPLKPEEIKFNDLESVLCEIEDEDWD; from the coding sequence ATGAAGTTTTTCTTGTCATTTTTTTTTATCCTTACCCAATTACTCACTGCAGGAAAAAAAGAAGAGACCCAAACTTTGGCAATAAAGGAATATTGGCGGATTACATCGGAATTGTCACAACTCTCCTCTCAGAGTGTTTTGTCATCTCCAATCGAAAATATTTCGTTTGTGCGAGACGCCGCAACATTTACTCTTACCTCCGGCACCCTCTATCAGCTTCCGTCATTGAACAATAACTTCCATGCTCTTCTCTTCATAGGAAAAGGGTCAGCAACTATCGTTCCGCCATCGGATATTGAACAAAAGCAGCTGAATCGGTTTTTTGACGAACGTCTTTTTCCGCTTGAATTTAAAACTCTTTTTTTGATCTTCACAGATTCAACATTTACGGAGCTTTCACGGCGTTGTGCATTCGTCAAAACTGAGATGCCTTCCGACGGAAAATCCGCAGTTGAACATTCGTTATTGATGTTTCGAAACGACGATACTGATGAATTCGATTTTGATATTCTCCGACCATTTCTTTTTCAAGATTCACAGGAGATGTTTTACGCTCATTTCTATAAAAAGAAGAGCGAGTCGTTTTTCTTCAACATCGATCCATATGAAGATGAAGAAATATCCTTCGGAAAAATGCTGCAAAGCGGATACCTGCTCTCTCCATCAGGATATCGAGAGACTATCGTTCAATTTCATAAGAAAAATACTGCAGGTGTATCAGTTATATATCAGTCCGGAATAAAAATGGGGGCAGAGATATTACACTATTCTATGGACAACCGTTTTGCCAATAATCTTACATTAACATCGCATTGCACCATTTCGTTTATCAATGAAGTTGAGTCACGGAAATGGATTCCATTCTCTCTCTATCATACTATGAATGTGGATTCAATAGTTTGGAGCGACGGTAAAAAAGCTGACTTCGTCCGATTGAAGGAATCCGGATTATTTTGGCTGTATGACAGTGCTGGTTTTAAGGAACGACAAACGTATACGATGATCGTCTATTCCCAAGGAGAGATCATCAATCGGGATGAAGGATGGTATTCGCTAAAAACATCTACCTCGTGGTATCCGCATACGCTGAAATACAGAGAGAAATCAACGTACGATCTTAAATTTTCTGTACCGACGCTGTATCAATTTACAAGTATCGGAACAAAAGTATCGACGGCAAGCGATGGCGATAATACGGTTACAGAATGGAAACTTGCTTCACCGGGACGAAATGCATCCTTCATGATCGGAAGATTTAAAGAATATACCGCTAGTCCGGACAGCACTCCGCCAATCACCGTGTATGTTTCGAATGCACATGATGCACAATTGAAAAATTATCTTTCCCAAGCCGGCGTACTATCGGGAAAAGATATGGACAAACAGGTTGCCGGAGATATCGAAAACAGTATCCGGTTTTTTCAGCATCTCTATGGAAAAGCATCAACACAACAATTCACCGCAATTGAAATTCCCGGAGGACATGGAGAGGCCTTCCCCGGCCTGGTCCATCTCTCCTGGTCCACATTTCAAAACACGGAAAGCGACGGAACGGATGAAATTTTCCGCGCCCACGAAGTAGCCCATCAATGGTGGGGAATCGGTGTCAATTTCAATACATATCATGATCAATGGCTAAGCGAAGCGTTCGCGGACTATTCCGGATTGTGGTATATGCAGGTGATTATTCACGACAATGAAAAATTCTTTGAACAACTTCGGAAGTATAAGACACTGATCATGTCGAACAGGAAATATCTTCTAGGAAGCGGACAGGAAGCAGGTCCCATCTGGCTGGGGTATAGAACAAGTTCGAGTTCAACGGAGGGGGATTACAGTCTTATCATTTACAAAAAAGGAGCTTGGGTGCTCCACATGCTTCGCAATATGGCGCTTGAATTAAAAACTATGAAAGAAGATGTTTTCCAGGGAATGATGAAAGAATTCTACCAAACTAATCGCGGCAAGAGCGTGTCAACAGCCGATTTTCAAAAAATCACCGAGAAATATTTTAATATTCCGATGGATTGGTTCTTCAAGCAATGGGTCTATAACACAGAAATTCCTACGTATTCCATCCTTTATAAATTACAAAAACAGGAGAATGGAAAATATAAAGTTCATTGTACGGTAAAGCAGGCTAATGTCCCGGACGATTTTCAAATGTATGTTCCGTTCTTGATTGATTTTGGCGAGAAGAGATACGCCCGATTGCGGTATCTCGTCAAAGGTCCGGTCACGGAATTCGAATTTCCATTGATGCCTTTGAAACCGGAAGAGATCAAATTCAACGATCTTGAATCCGTTTTGTGCGAAATTGAAGACGAGGATTGGGATTAA